The proteins below are encoded in one region of Apteryx mantelli isolate bAptMan1 chromosome 25, bAptMan1.hap1, whole genome shotgun sequence:
- the GUCA1B gene encoding guanylyl cyclase-activating protein 2 isoform X1, producing MGQQFTNAEGGQAEIDVAELQEWYKKFVVECPSGTLFMHEFKRFFGVQDNREAAEYIENMFRAFDKNGDNTIDFLEYVAALNLVLRGKLEHKLKWTFKVYDKDGNGCIDKPELLEIVESIYELKKVCRSEVEERTPLLTPEEVVNRIFQLVDENGDGQLSLDEFIDGARRDKWVMKMLQMDVKPGDWISEQRRKSVLY from the exons ATGGGACAGCAGTTCACCAATGCTGAAGGGGGACAAGCAGAAATTGATGTTGCTGAATTGCAGGAATGGTATAAGAAATTTGTGGTGGAATGTCCCAGTGGGACCCTCTTCATGCATGAATTCAAGCGCTTCTTTGGAGTCCAGGATAATCGCGAAGCTGCAGAGTATATTGAAAACATGTTCAGAGCTTTTGATAAGAATGGG GATAACACCATTGACTTTCTGGAATATGTGGCTGCTTTAAATCTCGTTTTACGAGGAAAACTGGAACATAAACTGAAGTGGACATTCAAAGTATATGACAAGGATGGGAATGGCTGCATAGATAAGCCTGAGCTGCTAGAAATTGTTGAG TCTATCTACGAGCTGAAGAAAGTGTGTCGGTCTGAAGTGGAGGAGAGGACTCCATTGCTCACACCAGAGGAGGTTGTCAACAGGATATTTCAGTTGGTGGATGAGAATGGGGATG GGCAGCTGTCTCTTGATGAATTCATTGATGGAGCCAGGAGAGACAAGTGGGTGATGAAGATGTTGCAAATGGATGTAAAACCTGGCGATTGGATCTcggagcagaggaggaagagtgTTTTGTATTAA
- the GUCA1B gene encoding guanylyl cyclase-activating protein 2 isoform X2: protein MGQQFTNAEGGQAEIDVAELQEWYKKFVVECPSGTLFMHEFKRFFGVQDNREAAEYIENMFRAFDKNGDNTIDFLEYVAALNLVLRGKLEHKLKWTFKVYDKDGNGCIDKPELLEIVESIYELKKVCRSEVEERTPLLTPEEVVNRIFQLVDENGDAVS, encoded by the exons ATGGGACAGCAGTTCACCAATGCTGAAGGGGGACAAGCAGAAATTGATGTTGCTGAATTGCAGGAATGGTATAAGAAATTTGTGGTGGAATGTCCCAGTGGGACCCTCTTCATGCATGAATTCAAGCGCTTCTTTGGAGTCCAGGATAATCGCGAAGCTGCAGAGTATATTGAAAACATGTTCAGAGCTTTTGATAAGAATGGG GATAACACCATTGACTTTCTGGAATATGTGGCTGCTTTAAATCTCGTTTTACGAGGAAAACTGGAACATAAACTGAAGTGGACATTCAAAGTATATGACAAGGATGGGAATGGCTGCATAGATAAGCCTGAGCTGCTAGAAATTGTTGAG TCTATCTACGAGCTGAAGAAAGTGTGTCGGTCTGAAGTGGAGGAGAGGACTCCATTGCTCACACCAGAGGAGGTTGTCAACAGGATATTTCAGTTGGTGGATGAGAATGGGGATG CTGTCTCTTGA
- the GUCA1A gene encoding guanylyl cyclase-activating protein 1, whose amino-acid sequence MGNMDGKAVEELSTTECHQWYKKFMTECPSGQLTLYEFKQFFGLKNLSPAANKYVEQMFETFDFNKDGYINFMEYVAALSLVLKGKVDQKLRWYFKLYDVDGNGCIDRGELLNIIKAIRAINRCTETMTAEEFTNMVFDKIDINGDGELSLEEFMEGVQKDEVLLDILTRSLDLTHIVQLIQNDGNIPQSPEQAEAAAE is encoded by the exons ATGGGGAACATGGACGGGAAAGCGGTGGAGGAGCTGAGCACTACCGAATGCCACCAGTGGTACAAGAAGTTCATGACGGAGTGTCCCTCCGGCCAGCTCACACTCTACGAGTTCAAACAGTTTTTTGGCTTGAAAAACCTGAGTCCGGCAGCGAACAAATACGTTGAGCAAATGTTTGAGACGTTTGACTTCAACAAG GACGGCTACATCAATTTCATGGAGTACGTGGCCGCCCTGAGCCTGGTGCTGAAAGGGAAGGTGGACCAGAAGCTGAGGTGGTACTTCAAGCTCTACGATGTGGATGGGAACGGCTGCATCGACAGGGGAGAACTACTAAATATCATCAAA GCTATTCGCGCTATCAACCGGTGCACCGAGACGATGACAGCCGAGGAATTCACCAACATGGTGTTTGATAAAATTGATATCAACGGAGATG GCGAGCTCTCGCTGGAGGAGTTCATGGAGGGCGTACAGAAGGACGAGGTGCTGCTCGACATCCTCACCCGCAGCCTGGACCTGACCCACATCGTCCAGCTGATCCAGAACGACGGGAACAtcccgcagagcccggagcaggCGGAGGCAGCTGCTGAATAG
- the CIMIP3 gene encoding putative uncharacterized protein CIMIP3, which translates to MPSCKGFVQMHGQDEWCLWHLVTRPATSEAPGKDHERPQAGGKAQALQEVPSSPPSPLPPVHFRQGHQPLASLLVPVVAHPRGCAPAPLRFLFYRPSCPNSYCPFYTAQKPTCGYRYHRDTDHTRKVMDVPSANLVKWRPVPGTKPPLMAINPEQ; encoded by the exons ATGCCCTCTTGCAAAGGGTTCGTGCAAATGCACGGACAAGACGAATGGTGTCTGTGGCACTTG GTGACTAGACCCGCAACGTCGGAGGCCCCTGGCAAAGACCACGAGAGACCCCAAGCGGGGGGAAAAGCCCAGGCTTTGCAGGAGGTCCCCAGCAGCCCACCGAGCCCGCTGCCCCCAGTGCATTTCCGCCAGGGCCACCAGCCTTTAGCCTCGCTGCTGGTGCCTGTGGTCGCCCACCCCAGGGGTTGTgcaccggccccgctccgctTCCTCTTCTACCGGCCGAGCTGCCCCAACTCGTACTGCCCCTTCTACACCGCCCAGAAGCCCACCTGCGGCTACCGCTACCACCGCGACACCGACCACACCAGGAAGGTGATGGACGTGCCGAGCGCCAACCTGGTGAAATGGAGACCCGTCCCGGGCACGAAACCGCCGCTGATGGCAATAAACCCAGAGCAATGA